DNA sequence from the Macrobrachium nipponense isolate FS-2020 chromosome 41, ASM1510439v2, whole genome shotgun sequence genome:
AAACTTCAGCGGAGACTGAACGCTCGATCTTTCAAAAGCTCACTTCTCACCCAGGAGTTATAGTCCTATCTTCCTAAATATATTCACCTATTATCAGCACAGGGTCCACCTTTGGTCTTCGCAAAAACTTGCTAACGAACAAAGAACCAGACAAATAAACCTAAATGAAAGCATAACTTCCTTTGCGGAAAGAATAATACAATGGAGACTTGAGCATCAAGGAAACGATAAAATTATAGTCTAACAAAGCAAATAGGTGAAAAGCAACTCTTTCATTAGCAGCTACGACATCATAGGGCCTATTATTGATGCTGAACTCAGTTCTCACACACGTACagagaatatttataatatattattgccGTTAGAGTCATATATTTCCATATCTCATTACAGAACACTGAACTACGGTCTTGAAAACTATACCGTCCCAGTGGATGCTCCCAGCAGAGTTCCGTGAGAAGCACCAGAGTGTATACTTGTTGATCGATGGGTTTCTttaattagtaataaaaaaagatactcCTTTGTCTTTCTGTTCCTTATCCTTAAAGTAAAACTTTTTAGCGCAGACGTTCAGTACCACATTTCTACATTAAACTTAAATACAGTTATAGTTTGAAATAGCCACGCAGAAGCTGACTAAAGCTGCCGAGATGAACCCATCAAATTGTGGTATTTGCTGCATCCACGTTTTGATAAAACTTCCTTCATTGTCGGCCTTTCATCTGCTTAGTTAAAGAACCCTAATCTGTTCCCTAAGGAGCACAATTTAGTCTCCTTGGTTTTTCCTTATCTCTGAAATTCATCAACGGAATCATTATCTACTTCACGTTTTTCACATTCGTTCACTCTTAGAACTTGACTCGTGGATGGTGAATGTCCCTCTacagcccccccccacccccccccctccccccgcgccACCCACCCCTACGACGCTATTCAGTCGGAATTCTTCTGACTCCTGCTTTGAtccaataatttattttacatttctttcctcttctgcttttccTTATGCATGTGTCTCTTCTCCCTCAATTTCTAAATTTTCTGTACTAATGATTTTTCCAGTGTGTAAGATACACactggaaaaggagaaaaaataaaagtaaattatttgttattcacaagctttatttcaatattttgagtacttttctctctctctctctctctctgtctctgtctctgtctctgtctctgtctctctctgtctctgtctgtctgtctctctgtatcATGAAGGCGCCGAGTTGCCACTTAGTCATCGTTAGTTTCACCGTTTTCGGAAGAAAACTTGACTGGCACAGTATAGTTCTGGAGTCCATCGTTTAAGGCACTGGAAAAATACCAAGATATTAACTGATAATCTGAAGTGTTTTATGTACGTATAAACTTTGATGTTCACGGCCTGCTTTATCTTTGAGAATATTCAAAAACAGTTGCATAACATAAGTGCACATTTCGGTATTTTCAATTATCAATATATTTCAGTTGACGATAAAAAGGAGCAAATTACGTTTCAATTTGCTGGCTTCATAAGACCTACAAACTCACCGTAATCTAGCAGTTTACTTGATCTACAAATGACATATCGATTTGCAACTTACTTCAACAGTGGCCATTTCCCTTGACCACAGTATCCACTGTAATCATCGCAGTTCAGCTGCCAGTTCATAGCCCCTCCAAAACCCATTTCTCTGATGTAGTTCATCTTGATGGAGAGACTGTCCGTATCCTCGTATCCGACCCAGAAGGTGTCTGGTGCAGAAAGTGAAGTTCAGATGATAAGATTTTTATCTTTAGTGCTCGTTTTTGGGAACTTTATTCTCCATTTGAGTTACTGAAAAATTTGGCATCGTTGACTTGAAGCGTTGATTAACGGGGAAAAGATTGAATGAGAGAATTAAaagaatagtaatagtagtattagCATGTACATTGTCAGTCACAGAGTCATGGTAATTCTTACCTTTAAAAGCGTAAGGCACTAGACCTACATCGTCGTAACCCCAGCCCCATCCTGGATCATCAATGAAACTCTTGCACATCTACAAATAGTTATTATTGTCAGTTACGCTTCTAAAATATGTAATGAAAACATGTCAAAAAGTTCATTACCAAACTTGTAGCGTATCCAATCCAAACGCAAGTTTTACATACTAGAAAAATTCCTATTACCCCAATAAGCTTAATACTTCTTAAATGTACGGTAAAATGATCGAGCATTTTTATGATGGAAGTGAAGAATTTGTCAGCAAGAGTGGCTGGTTTGGGATAgtgaagaggaagtgaagaattTGTCAGCAAAAGTGGCTGGTTTGGGATAGTGAAGAGGAAGTGAAAAATTTGTCAGCAATAGTGACTGGTTTGGGATAGTGAAGACGAAGCGAAGAATTTGTCAGCAAGAGTCACTGGTTtgggatagtgaagagaaacagcagaaactaaagaaaataatcGACGTTCTGGCATGAAGACGAAGTTGGGAGTCGATGGTGTTATCGTATGCTGTGAAATATGATGCTGAGATGTCTTTATTACGCGAATGAACGCTAGGACGAACTTTACCTTGCCATAGTCGTACCATCCACCCCATTCGATTTCAGCGAGCGCGTGCAAGCCGTGTCTCTCGGCCTTGATCAGGGTGAAGCTTCGTCCGTAAAAGGGAACGCCCAAAATGAGTTTGTGTCGAGGGCATCCCTCTGTGACCCACTTGAGGATGCCGTcattctggcaaaaaaaaaaaataataatataataattaataagtcttattgaaagatattgctgcttcagcttcATTCatcttgtaaatagtcttctgcATTTACAagctgaatgcagctgatgcagcaatatctttcaataagattgtttgaaagagggtctccttccaataaataataataataataataataataataataataataataataataataataataataataataataataattctagggCATCCCTCTTTGACCCACTAGAGTATACCGAGATTCtggcagaaataaaaaataaataaataaataaataaatagaaatataagaaGAAAAGTTGGAAGTCGAGGGCATCCCTCTTTGACCACTAGAGTATACTGTCATCctggcaaaaaaaatataaacaaataaataaaaaataaataagtaaataaataaataaatagaaatataagaaGAAAAGTTGGAAGTCGACGGAATCCCTTTTTGACCCGTATATCGTcattctggcaaaaaaaaagaaaaaaaaataagtaaataaataaataaataagcagaaaAGTTGGAAAACCTTGCCCTCATTATCGGTTCTCCTCCATAATTACTATACAGATTTGTTGTAATTCATCattgaaataaatatactaaatagatgcaaagaaaagaaggaaatccgacCCACATTACCGTTTCTTCTAAATATTCACACTGCATATTCCTATTAACACGACATTACAttcagcgccttagtggcgtggtcggtatggcgttggcgtTCCACCACgctgaccgcgagttcgattctcgggcattccactgaggtgtgagacgtgtatttctggtgatagaagttcactctcgacgtggtccggaagtcatgtgaagtcgttggtcccgttgctgaataaccactggttctatgcaacgtaaaaacaccatacaaacaaacaaacgatattACATTCTAAATCAAGCCTACGAATTCATTTCTATACAGGACAAAAAGCAGATGTTAACGTACGATGTTATAATCgtagaaaatgaagaagtcgaGGTTCGGCCTCCTGTATAATGGCGAGTGGACGTCGGTGAAGCCTTCCTCAGACGATCTCAGATCGTAACCCATGAAATGGACTGCGTCAAAGACACTGAAATGAGATGAAGAAATGTAAcgtttctgtccggcctcagatcttaaggactactgaggctaaagggctgaaagttggtatgttggtcatcaaTCCTCCACACATCAAACGTACCAATTTGAAGCcgtctagactcagtagtttttatattctatttaaggttaaagtcagccataatcgtgcgtctggcagctataaaggacaggccaccaccgggccgtggttaaagtttcattggccgcggctcatacagcattataccgagaccaccgaaagatggatctattttcggtggccttgattatacgttttacagaaaactagattgcttcgcaccattttgtatttttttcactttttttatcaaTGCATTCAGAAAAATGTAACCGCATTTGTGCCACAAAATTTTCTCCCTTACAATTCCAAAAGCGTATTATGAAATGAGTCGTTGGGAAAGGCCTATTAAAAACGACGACCCCTACCAGGAAATGGGTCGAAAAGAAGAATATTAAATCTCCCCTCGAGAATCAGTGCAATGTCTCACGAACCTACAAAGCTCCGGAATGTCAAATCCCACGTCAGCCAGGATCGGGGATGAGGGAACAGCGGTCGTTAGGTTCCATCCTTTGCCCTCTGCGTCGAAGGCAGCTCGGAGTTCACTGACCTGATGGGAATGATTGAACATGCCAACTAAGAAACTCGACTATAAGGATGAAtaagcacgtgtgtgtgtgtgtgtgtctgtgtgtgtgtatgtagtagtagttgtagattcacatcaaccgtgcatttgatgtctaggccagtcccttccgacgcacctgattggctgttgataagccaatcatagggctggaaactctcattctctcgagagagttcacatgggtaggatgtatgttccacctctcctgagggatacgtcttccaaaagtacccctcaggagaggtggaacatacttcctgcctatgtgaactctcgagagaggagactgagagtttccagccccgtgattggcttatcaacagccaatcaggagcgtcgtaatggactggcctagacatcaaatgcatggttgaagtgaatctactgtagttgcAAGTATAACCCGTTACCCTTCATTAAAGAGGATGGCATTCTCGCTTCGGGATGAGATTGCAAGCCTCACGCCACGCCTAATGGATGCTCAATAGGTGTGTGAGCCAATGGCGTCTTGCATTTCAAACCGGTCACCCAACCAAGTATTAATCAAACCTAATGttagtcagattttttttttttttttttttattttttttttatgagaaacttttttttttataagagacaGAGAAACTTTCTTACCAAAACAGGGTAATTCTCCCTCTCTATCGGCCACAGGGGGAATTCCCAGTCGATGTCGAGTCCATCAAATCCGTAAGTGTTTAAAAGATCTGATGGAGAATAGAAGTAGTTCCGTTAGATTTCtcttctttcccacagttatccttacattaaagggtcggttgcctgatgcaccttcttcACTGcattctatcaaaggcatcatcatccacca
Encoded proteins:
- the LOC135212877 gene encoding endochitinase-like: MRGMLVFLIAVALACEVTSEIERLPRRVCYYTPSEAPAIEDIPGDLCTNVLYAFSRLSVDTWEIEPANYQFDIVEGGYKRFTALKEKYPELKTDLSINDDNIAYMARYKPRRDAFVRSVVDLLNTYGFDGLDIDWEFPLWPIERENYPVLVSELRAAFDAEGKGWNLTTAVPSSPILADVGFDIPELCSVFDAVHFMGYDLRSSEEGFTDVHSPLYRRPNLDFFIFYDYNINDGILKWVTEGCPRHKLILGVPFYGRSFTLIKAERHGLHALAEIEWGGWYDYGKMCKSFIDDPGWGWGYDDVGLVPYAFKDTFWVGYEDTDSLSIKMNYIREMGFGGAMNWQLNCDDYSGYCGQGKWPLLNALNDGLQNYTVPVKFSSENGETNDD